The DNA segment CGCAAGGCCGCGCCCACCCTCGACGACGAGACGCTGAGCGGACTGCTGGGCCGGCTGGCCTCGCAGATCCCGGCCCTGGTCGACGACATCGGCCAGGCCCTCGCCATGGAGGACCGGGACGCGCTCGCCGAGGCGGCGCACCAGCTGAAGGGCGCCGCCGCGAACCTGGGCGCCCAGTCCCTCGCCGACGTCTGCGACCAGCTGGAGAATGCCGACCTGGAGACGGCCGTCGTCGCGGTCCCGGCCCTGAGGTCCGCGGCCGGCCACACCCTCGACGCGGTCGGCACCGTTCAGAGATCGATGTCGCCGCCGGCGACGGAGGTGGAAGCCCTCCCGGCCGCCTTCCGGACAGCCGGCTAGTCCAGCAACTCCACCCACCCCGCGGTGCCGTGCACGCGGATCCGCCGGCCGTCGGTGATCAGCGCGGTGGCGTTCTCCACGCCGACGACCGCGGGCAGTCCGTACTCCCGGGCGATCACCGCGCCGTGCGTCATCTGGCCACCCACCTCGGTGACCAGCCCGCTGACGCTGACGAACGCCGGTGTCCAGCTGGGATCGGTGTACGCGGTGACCAGGATGTCCCCGGGCTCCAGATCCGCCTCCGCCATGTCGTGCACGACCCGGGCCCGCCCCTCCACGGTTCCCGCCGAGACGGGCAGCCCGGCCAGCGCACCGGCCGGCAGATCGTCGCGGCGGTAGGCCCCGGTGAGCGCCTCGCCCTCGGAGGTCAGCACCCGCGGCGCGCTCAGCGTCAGATACGACCGGAACGCCGCCTTGCGCTCGCCGATGAGCCGCTCGTCGACCTGCCGCGTGCGCACCACATCCCGGAATTCCTCCAGCGTCAGATAGAACACGTCCTCCGGATCACGGAACATGCCGGCCTCGCTCAGCAGCGCCTTCTTGTAGACGAAATATCTGCTGACCAGGTGGTATTTGGGGTACTCGCGATAGCCGATGAACGTCCGTACCCGGTCGATCATCTGTTTCGTCTCGGCCGCTTTCGCCTCGCCGTCCGGCAGTTCACGAAGCCGGGCCAACACCGATTCCTCCTTGCGCAGCGCCTCCTGCCGGCCCTGCTCGAATCGGCGCGCACCCTCGCCCGGCGCCGCATTCCGCACATTGCTGAGAATCATCGGATAGAGGGCGTCCGGCTGCTCGCTCCACCGCGGCCGGGTGATGTCGATCTCGCCGACGCAGCGCATCCCGTAGTCGTCCAGATATCGGAGGATCGCCTCGTACGCGGCCCGGCCGCCGGTCACCTCGGGCAGCCGTTCCAGGGGGCCGTCGTCCTGCAGGAAAGCGACCACTGCGGGGTACGGCCGGATCACGTCGGCCACGTCGAGCAACGCCAACCCCATCGCGGACGTCACGTTCCCGGGGGCGGACTGGGTCAGCGTGTCCGCGACATTCTTCTCACCGAGCCACGCCGCCACGTGCTCGTTGAGCCACCAGGAGCCCTGCATTCCCGCCAGGATGGCCGGCATGTTCCGCGGATCGAACAGGATCTGGCGCATCTGCTGGATGTCGGTGATGACGAAGTCGAGCAGTTCCACACCGGTCTTCGTGGCGATGTCGCGCTTCAGTGTCTCCAGCGACGCCTCACGGGCCGCGACCAATTCCGCCACGATGGCCGGATCGTTCGGCAACGCCGTGTCATCCGGGCCGCCAGGGGCGCCGGGAAACGACACGTCCGACGACAGCGGCACGAAGTCCTTGCGATCCACGATGGTCTGCAGCGCATCGCCGATCAAGGGATCGGACCTTCCCAGCCCTTGTACGAGGGCAGCGCTGAGCCGTGGCGTCACGTCGACGAAGAGCCGCCCACCGGCATCGACCATGTGACCCGGTGACGTCGCCTTCCACACGGAGATGCCCAGCGGTTTCATCGCCTCGGTCATCATCTGCTGGTGGCCGACCGACACATAGACGTGGTTGGCGTCGTCGTCCACGACCGGGATCGGGAACAATGTGGTGATCGGCCGGCTCTGCACCACCGCGAATCCGTCCGCGTCCCGACACCACTCGATGTCCTGCGGGCTGCCGAAATGCGACTCGATCCGGCGGCCGAGCGCTGCCAGGCGTACGACATCGGGGTCTTTCAGAATGCCGCCGCCCGGAGCGGTCCTCCGATCGGTGACCACGCCGTCGCGCACTTGGTAGACGTCCGGGTTGACCAGGCCGGAAACGAGCGCCTCACCCAGACCGGCCACGGCGTCGATCGAGACGATCCGGCGATTCCCGGTGACCGGATCGGCCGTGAACATGACTCCCGCGGCCTGCGGAACAACCATCCGCTGCACGACCACGGCCATCCGCACGTCACTATCCGGAATCCCGTTCCGCTGCCGATAGGCGACCGCCCGTTCGGTGAACAGCGACGCCCAGCACTGCCGGATGCGGTCGAGAACCGCCTCTTCCCCGACGACGTTCAGATAGGAGTCGTGCTGCCCGGCGAACGACGTCTCCGCCGAAT comes from the Actinoplanes sp. OR16 genome and includes:
- a CDS encoding phosphoenolpyruvate synthase, encoding MAGVAGGKGANLGELSRIGGVRVPGGFCVTTEAFERVLHEGDAGDVEAAIRLAVDPDAAYAVRSSATAEDSAETSFAGQHDSYLNVVGEEAVLDRIRQCWASLFTERAVAYRQRNGIPDSDVRMAVVVQRMVVPQAAGVMFTADPVTGNRRIVSIDAVAGLGEALVSGLVNPDVYQVRDGVVTDRRTAPGGGILKDPDVVRLAALGRRIESHFGSPQDIEWCRDADGFAVVQSRPITTLFPIPVVDDDANHVYVSVGHQQMMTEAMKPLGISVWKATSPGHMVDAGGRLFVDVTPRLSAALVQGLGRSDPLIGDALQTIVDRKDFVPLSSDVSFPGAPGGPDDTALPNDPAIVAELVAAREASLETLKRDIATKTGVELLDFVITDIQQMRQILFDPRNMPAILAGMQGSWWLNEHVAAWLGEKNVADTLTQSAPGNVTSAMGLALLDVADVIRPYPAVVAFLQDDGPLERLPEVTGGRAAYEAILRYLDDYGMRCVGEIDITRPRWSEQPDALYPMILSNVRNAAPGEGARRFEQGRQEALRKEESVLARLRELPDGEAKAAETKQMIDRVRTFIGYREYPKYHLVSRYFVYKKALLSEAGMFRDPEDVFYLTLEEFRDVVRTRQVDERLIGERKAAFRSYLTLSAPRVLTSEGEALTGAYRRDDLPAGALAGLPVSAGTVEGRARVVHDMAEADLEPGDILVTAYTDPSWTPAFVSVSGLVTEVGGQMTHGAVIAREYGLPAVVGVENATALITDGRRIRVHGTAGWVELLD